In the Pseudolabrys taiwanensis genome, one interval contains:
- the cpaB gene encoding Flp pilus assembly protein CpaB, which translates to MKAARVVVLAVALGAGGIAALLAGRSEKTPEVKPAPVAQAPSTEVLVAKSDISMGQTLSPGDVEWQAWPAGTTGGNFIRKSDRPAAIENLAGQIARAPFVAGEPIREAKLVNAKGSGFMAAILPSGMRAVSTQISPETGAGGFILPNDRVDVILTRRNRDADRPGAGEQQTSETILNNIRVLAIDQTLEDKNGQKVVVGKTATLELAPGQAETLALGQQMGTLSLALRSITDAAGDAPKPDEEANNRGSVNVVRFGISKSTTSR; encoded by the coding sequence ATGAAAGCCGCGCGAGTCGTAGTCCTGGCCGTCGCCCTCGGAGCGGGCGGCATTGCCGCGCTGCTGGCGGGCCGCTCGGAGAAGACTCCGGAGGTCAAGCCCGCACCTGTCGCGCAGGCTCCCAGCACCGAAGTTCTCGTCGCCAAATCCGACATCTCGATGGGGCAGACGCTTTCTCCCGGCGATGTCGAATGGCAGGCTTGGCCGGCCGGCACGACCGGCGGCAACTTCATCCGCAAGAGCGATCGCCCGGCCGCGATCGAAAATCTCGCGGGACAGATCGCGCGCGCGCCATTCGTCGCCGGCGAGCCGATCCGCGAAGCAAAGCTCGTGAACGCCAAGGGTTCCGGCTTCATGGCCGCGATCCTGCCCTCGGGCATGCGGGCGGTGTCGACGCAGATCTCGCCCGAGACCGGCGCGGGTGGCTTTATCCTGCCGAATGACCGCGTCGATGTGATCCTGACGCGCCGCAACCGCGACGCCGACCGTCCGGGTGCCGGCGAACAGCAGACGAGCGAGACCATCCTCAACAACATCCGCGTTCTCGCCATCGATCAGACGCTCGAGGACAAGAACGGCCAGAAGGTCGTGGTCGGCAAGACCGCGACGCTGGAGCTCGCGCCCGGCCAGGCCGAAACACTGGCGCTGGGCCAGCAGATGGGCACGCTGTCGCTCGCCTTGCGCAGCATCACCGACGCGGCCGGCGACGCGCCGAAGCCCGACGAGGAAGCGAACAACCGCGGCAGCGTCAACGTCGTTCGCTTCGGCATCAGCAAAAGCACGACATCGCGATGA